Proteins encoded together in one Carya illinoinensis cultivar Pawnee chromosome 3, C.illinoinensisPawnee_v1, whole genome shotgun sequence window:
- the LOC122303275 gene encoding UDP-glycosyltransferase 71K1-like — protein sequence MKRAELVFIPTPGMGHLVSILEFAKRLLDRDDRFSITVLVINNAAFAPTNHSLVQSIAASDTRVRFIHLPEVNPPPKELFFVSAEKFVTDFLESHKAHVKDAIINHVLSASLPLAGLVVDMFCSSMIDVAHELGVRSYVFFPASAAFFGFMLYLPTRHDQVGMEFRDQTDPESVIPSYVNTIPPGALPSFAFSKEGGYISMVYHGRKFKEAHGIIINTFYELESHAVNSFVEDDIPPVYTVGPMIDLKGKTPSGNDQSKHQEIIKWLDDQPPLSVVFLCFGSWGSFGESQLKEIALGLEQSGHQFLWSVRLASKDIIPTDAQNLEEILPPGFLERTRGIGMICSWAPQVEVLAHVAIGGFVSHCGWNSILESLWHGVPIATWPIYAEQQTNAFQMVKDLGLAVELKLDYRVGSGELVMAEEIEKAVKSLMEADSEVRKRVKEMSEKSREAVIEGGSSYASLGRLTEVMMANNI from the coding sequence ATGAAGAGAGCAGAGCTTGTGTTCATTCCTACCCCGGGAATGGGTCACCTGGTATCCATCCTTGAGTTTGCAAAGCGTTTACTTGATCGAGATGACCGTTTCTCCATCACGGTTCTCGTCATTAATAACGCAGCGTTCGCACCCACCAACCATAGCCTCGTACAGTCGATCGCTGCCTCCGACACGCGTGTAAGATTTATTCACCTTCCTGAAGTAAATCCTCCCCCAAAAGAGCTTTTCTTCGTTTCTGCTGAGAAATTCGTCACCGATTTTTTAGAAAGCCACAAAGCTCACGTCAAAGACGCTATCATCAACCATGTGTTATCCGCTTCGCTTCCACTTGCCGGGTTGGTGGTCGATATGTTTTGCTCCTCCATGATTGATGTGGCTCACGAGCTTGGTGTCCGGTCTTATGTCTTCTTCCCTGCCAGTGCTGCCTTTTTTGGCTTCATGCTCTACCTTCCAACTCGGCATGACCAGGTGGGCATGGAGTTTAGAGATCAAACAGATCCCGAGTCAGTCATACCGAGTTATGTCAACACAATTCCTCCCGGTGCTCTGCCTTCGTTCGCTTTCAGCAAGGAAGGTGGATACATTTCCATGGTATACCATGGGAGAAAATTCAAAGAGGCCCACGGTATTATTATCAACACGTTTTATGAGTTGGAATCCCACGCGGTGAACTCATTTGTAGAGGATGATATACCTCCGGTTTACACAGTGGGACCGATGATTGACCTCAAGGGTAAGACGCCTTCGGGAAATGATCAGTCCAAGCACCAAGAGATAATAAAGTGGCTTGATGATCAACCTCCATTATCAGTGGTTTTCTTATGTTTTGGAAGCTGGGGGAGTTTTGGTGAATCCCAGTTGAAAGAGATTGCACTTGGGCTTGAGCAAAGTGGTCACCAGTTTCTGTGGTCAGTACGTTTGGCATCTAAAGATATTATACCTACTGATGCCCAGAATCTCGAGGAGATCTTGCCACCCGGATTCCTAGAAAGAACAAGAGGCATTGGAATGATATGTAGTTGGGCTCCACAAGTGGAGGTCCTTGCCCACGTAGCCATCGGAGGGTTTGTGTCCCATTGCGGGTGGAACTCGATCTTGGAGAGCCTGTGGCATGGTGTACCTATTGCTACTTGGCCAATTTACGCAGAGCAGCAAACCAATGCATTCCAGATGGTAAAGGATCTGGGGTTAGCAGTGGAGTTAAAACTGGATTATAGGGTTGGTAGTGGTGAGCTTGTGATGGCTGAGGAGATAGAGAAAGCAGTGAAAAGTTTGATGGAGGCTGATAGCGAGGTGAGGAAGAGGGTCAAAGAGATGAGTGAAAAGAGCAGAGAGGCAGTGATTGAAGGTGGATCTTCATATGCATCACTTGGTCGGTTGACTGAGGTTATGATGgcaaacaatatataa